Within Winogradskyella helgolandensis, the genomic segment AGGACTTGGATTCGGATTTTATTATTCTCATAATCAAGACTGGACAGCACCAGGTGGTACTAGAGGTCCTAAGGTTGATGAGCATGGTAACAAAATGGATTTTAAAGATTACTTCTATAACAAGTGTAAACCTCAGGTTAAAGAAATCTGTACCAATTATGGTGATATAGATTTCGTATGGTTTGATACTCCTGGAGATATGCCAAAAGAATACGTCGTAGAACTAGCCGATATGGTAAGAGAATTACAGCCAAACGCTATGATGTGTAGTAGAGTGGGTTATGGTATGGGAGATTATGCCAGTATCGGAGATATGGAAGTACCAACGAGAAATGTTGAAGGCCTTTGGGAAACTGCAGATACAAATAATGATTCTTGGTCTTATGCTTGGTATGATAATAATTTTAAAAGTCCGAAGAAAATCCTTGGTCGCGTCATTGAAACAGTCGCTAGAGGAGGTACCTATTTATTTAATGTTGGTCCGGATAGCAACGGTGCTATTCCAAATATAGGGATTGAGTTTTTACAAGAATCTGGTCGTTGGATACAAAAATATCCACAAGTTATTTATGACGCAGGAAGTTCGCCTTGGGGTTTTGCATTGCCTTGGGGAGATGTCACTACAAACGATGAATCTCTTTATTTATCTGTAAGTGAATGGCCAACGGATGGTAAATTATACTTACCTGGATTAAAGTCTAAAGTAAAAAGCATTTCACTTCTAGATGGAAATGAGAGCAGTGCATTAGACTATAAAAAGGTGAATGATTGGTTAGTTATAGATGTGCCTTTCAAAGCACCAGATGAATTAATATCTGTAATCCAAGTTAAACTTGAAGACGCAGAACCTATTGTAGAAACAAACTTAGGCATCTATCCAAATATTCCGACAAGATTATTAACGGAATTTGGTGAAGCTGAAGGCGCAGAACAAAAAAATGTGCGTTGGATGGAAAAATTTGGCGAATGGAAACACGCCAATCAGGTAAGTAATTGGGAAGAAGACGGCATGGTTTGTTGGGAGGTTAATGTTAAAGAACCAGGGTATTATTATCTAGATTTAGAATACAAAGGTGAAGGACGATTGGTTTGGAAAACAACAACAGATGAAGGTGTAAAAGTTCAAAACCAGCAAGCAGCAACCGATAAGTATGCCTATCGCAGAATGGGAATTTTAGAATTTAAAACGGCTGGTAATCATATAATAAAAACGTCTTTGGTTGAGGGTGATGCGCAAACATCTAGTCTAAAATCTATTAAAATTTTACCAATAAAGTAATTATAGTATCATGAAGTTAGCCCTTTTACATAAAAGTTTGTTTTTAGTCAGTTTGTTTCTATTACAAGCTGCCTTTTCACAAAGCGATAAGCATTATCCAAAATTTAGTTGGGATAAAGTGCCAGTAGCGTTTCACTTCGGTAAAAAAGGTGACCTTTTAACTAAATCTGAAGCGAAATTTATAGCGTCTCATTCTAACTTCACTGTATTAGAAAAGGCACATGGTTTTCCAAAATACAAACATTCAGAAGAAGCTATTTCAGCTGATGCAAAAGTGCTAAAGGATTTAAATCCCGACATGAAAGTCGTATTCTACTGGAATGCTTTTTTAGATTATAATATGTATAAAGCGCATGAAGATTATCAAACAAAATCAGATTGGTGGCTTAGAACAACAACAGGTGAACTAGATTTAAAAGATGGTAAATTAAAACGCTATGATTTATCTCATCCCGAACTTAGAGATTGGTGGTCTAATATTGCGTTAGACAATTTAAATAATGAAAACATTGATGGCGTTTTCTTTGATGCCTTAGTTCAGGTAACAAATCCAGGTAATAAACGCTTATGGGGAACTGAAAAATATGATGCCATACAACAAGGGTTAAAAGATTTAATAAAAGAAACTAGAGCTAAAATTGGTGAAGAAAAATTAATCGTTTATAACGGTATACGTTCCACACCTGTTAGAAATAGTGGTAATGATTTTCCGGATTCTACAGATGCCATTATGATTGAGCATTTTGGATATTTTAATAGCAAAACGAAAGAGAGTATGCTTCAAGATATTCAAGAGATGGAAAAAGCAGGTAAGAGTGGTAAAATTGTAGTGTTTAAGACTTGGCCAGAAAATGCATGGGTAAATAAAGGGTTTATGGCTAAATCTGATAAAGAAAAAGCGGAAATTTCTAAAGAACACTTAACGTTTGCCTTGGCTTCTTTTTTAGCTGGTGCACAAAAACATTCGTATATTATCTATAATTGGGGATATCGCTTAAATATGGGGTCACTTTTATGGTATCCAGAATTTGATAAGCCTTTAGGAAAGCCTTTAGACGAGATGCAAGTTGATGATTGGATTTTAACTAGAAATTATGAGCATGCCAGTATTTGGGTCGATTTAGAAAACAAGAAAGCGACCATTGATTGGAAAAAACAAAGCTAAAACAATGAAGATTAGCACCTACTTTTATTTTTTAATGTTGGTGTGCTTAACAGCCTGTCAACAACAAACGCAACAAACAAAACTAACGACTAAGGATAATAAACCCAATATCATTATATTCTACGCTGATGATATGGGTTATGGAGATTTGGCCATTCAAAACCCACAATCTAAAATCCCAACCCCTAATTTAGACCAACTTGCTAGAGAAGGTCTACTCATGACAGATGCTCATAGTTCTTCAGGTGTTTGTACGCCAAGTCGGTACGCCTTATTATCTGGTCGTTATCATTGGAGAGATTTTAATGATATCGTACATGCCATGGGCGAATCTGTGTTTAAAGAAAATCAGGTGACTTTACCTCGAATTCTTAAAAATAACGGTTATCACACAGCAGCCATTGGGAAATGGCATTTGGGTTGGAACTGGGAATCCATCAGAAAAAAAGAGATTACTGAAAAAATAAAAGCGAAACACGGAAAGAGGGACGTCGAGATTTGGCCAGCTCAGGCTTACGATTGGGATCAACCTATTCCTAATGGCCCCTTATCTATAGGCTTTGATTCTTATTTTGGCGATGGTACTATCAATTTTCCACCCTATACTTGGATTGAAAATGATAAGGTTACAGAAGCGCCAACAATAACATTAGAACACCCAAAGGAAGATTTTGCCTTAGAAGGGAACTGGGAGCTAAGACCAGGACCAGCAATTAAAGGTTGGGACTTTTATAACGTTTTACCTACGGTTACAAGGTCTGCAGTCAGCTTTATTAAAAAACAAGAAAAAGCGGAAAAACCGTTCTTTTTATATCTGCCTTTTCCGTCTCCACATGCACCAATAATTCCAAACGAAGCATTTAGAGGAAAAAGTAAAGCAGGTCCTTATGGCGATTTTGTATATCAAACAGATGATGCTATAGGTCAGGTTTTAGAAGCTTTAAAATCTATTGATGCAGAGGAGAATACCATTGTCATTTTTACTTCAGATAATGGATCGGAGCGTTATGCTTACGATCGTATTAAAAATTACAATCACGATAGTTCGCGTCCCTTTAGAGGCGTTAAAAGAGATGTTTACGAAGGTGGCCACCATGTACCGTTTATTGTAAAATGGCCAAATAAAATAAAATCAGGAACTAAAAGCACTCAATTATTTAGTCAAATTGATATTCTAAATACCTTAGCATCAATTACAAATAGTGAGTTACCAAAAGGCTTTCAACATGATAGTTATAATTTTTCTAAGTTGTGGTTAAAAGAAAATAATAAGGTTGTAAGGGCGAATATTATTCATAATACATTTACACCCAAATATGCCGTTAGAAAAGGATATTGGCTGTATATCAATAACAAAAATGGTTATCACGCCAGAATACCAGAATGGTTTGAAGAAGGACAGCGTTTTGCAACCGCTAAGGATACCGTACAACTCTTCAATCTTAAAGACGATATTGGGCAAACGACGAATTTAGCAAGTCAATTCCCAAAGAAAGTCAAGGAGCTGGCAACAGTATTACTAAAAGAACAGGAAACAGAAACGTTTAAAAATTAATTCTATAATGCGCATAAACCCATTAAAACACATTGTGTTAGGTGTCGTAGTTATGACGATGCTTTCATGTAACAACACTAAAAAAGAAGTTGTAGCGGAGAAGGATGATACAAAAAAAGAAGATTCAAGGCCAAACATCATTTTCATTTTTGCAGATGATTGGGGTTATGGAGATTTAGGAGTGTATGGAAACACGGAAGTAGTGACTCCAAACATAGATAAAATGGCAGCTGAAGGCACACGTTACACACAGTTTCATGTTACAAGCGGAGTGTGTTCTCCAAGTCGATCTTCGGTTATCACAGGACATTTTCCAGCCAGACATCGTGTTCATGGTCATTTTGCAGGGAATGAAGTGAATGCCAGACGTAACATGCCTAATTATTTAAATGATTCTTTATCTGTTTATTTACCTAAAACCATGCAAAAAGCAGGCTATAAAACAGCACATTTTGGAAAATGGCATTTAGGAGGTGGAGGTGAACCTCATGGAGATCCTTCAGCGCCAGAACCTAAGACTTATGGTTATGATGAGGCTAGAGTCTGGAATGGAAACGGACCAACATGGAAAGGTGATCAAAAATGGCCAACCACACGATTTATGGATACGGATACCTTATGGGTACAAAGTTCGAGTAAGATTGCAGTTGATGAAACGATTGATTTTATCAAGAAAAATAAAGGAAAACAACCCATGTTTGTTAACCTTTGGCTAAAAGATCCGCATACACCTTTATGGCCTTCAGAAGCGCAACGTGAATCTTTTAAAGGATTATCACCAAGTAAAGAAACCTATTATGCGGTTTTGAAAGATGCCGATTTTCATGTTGGACGTTTACTAGAATCCATATCAAAAATGGGATTAGATGATAACACATTAATTATTTTTTCTAGTGATAATGGTCCTGCAGCATACGGACCGTCATTAGAAGCAGGTTCTACAGCAGGTTTAAAGGGAAGAAAAGTAGATATTTATGAAGGTGGTGTGGTAGTGCCTTTCATAGTAAAATGGAAAAATCACGTCCAAGAAAACAAAGTAGATTCTACAAGTGTACTATCTACGGTAGATTTATTACCAACATTTGCAAGTCTAGCAGAAACCGAATTGCAAAAAGACTATAATATAGACGGTGAAAATATAAGATCTATTTTGGAAAATAATAGCTTTAAAAGAACAAAACCATTATTTTGGGAATGGCGTTTTACAAAAGAGAATTCAAATCACTGGGCACAAGGAGCCGTTAGAAAAGGAGATTGGAAACTTTTATTTAATGAAAAAATTAAAAAAGAAGAACTTTACAATATTTCTAAAGACCCGTTTGAAAAAACGAATGTCGCAGAAAATAACGAGCAACTCGTAAGTGAGCTTAAAAGCTTATGGATGGATTGGAAAAAAGAATTGCCTAAATAGATAAAAACGGTTTTGTATAAATAAATAGACATCATCTACTTTTAAAAAATAGAATTAAAATGAATAAAAAAATAATTGTATTAATGGCACTTATGGGACTTACATTTTCATGTACGTCTCAGTCTGGAAAAACAGCAATATCTAATAAAGCAAAGCAACCTAATGTCATTGTAATCATAACCGATGATCAAGGTTATGGAGATCTTGGTGCCCATGGGAACACCTTAGTTAAAACACCTGCCTTAGATAAATTCCATGAAGAATCGGTGCGTTTAACAGATTTTCATGTGGGGCCAACTTGTGCACCTTCAAGATCGGGTTTAATGACCGGACGCTATGCGAATAGAGTTGGGGTTTGGCATACCATCGGTGGTGTGTCTATTTTAAGAGAGGATGAAGTTACTATGGCTGACGTGTTTCAAGACAATGGATACGAAACAGCGATGTTTGGTAAATGGCATTTAGGAGATACCTATCCTTCTAGACCACAAGATAAAGGTTTTAAATACACTATTGCGCATGGTGGAGGTGGAGTAGGACAAACACCAGATTATTGGGACAATGATTATTTTGATGATACCTATTTTAAAAATGGAGTACCTACAAAGTTTGAGGGCTATTGCACCGATGTTTGGTTTGATGAAGCTATAAAATATATTGAAGATAAAAAGGACGAACCATTTTTCGCCTATATTTCTGCAAACGCACCACACCTTCCATTTAACGTTCCGGAAGCTTATTATAACAAATACAAAGATTTAGATATTCCTGAGTTTCAAAAGATATTTTACGGAATGATTACCAATGTAGATGACAACTTTGCAAAGCTTCAAAAGAAACTGGAAGACTTAAATATTGCAGAGAATACGATTGTTATTTTTATGACGGATAACGGAACGGCTTCAGGCTATAAAACAGTAGGAGGTAAAAAACACGGTTTTAATGCAGGCATGAAAGGTACTAAAAATAGTGAATATGAAGGTGGACACCGTGTACCATTTTTTATATCGTACCCTGGAAAGCAGATTGAAGGCGGTAGAGATGTTACCGATTTAACAGCACATTTAGATATTTTGCCAACTTTAGCGACCTTATGTAATTTAGAATTACCAGAAGGACAAAATGAAATGGATGGTTCAGATATTTCTTCATTGATTTTAGGTGAAGAAGAAACCATTGGTAGAGATTATCTTATTACTGATTCTCAGCGTGTGCAAAGTCCTATAAAATGGAGAAAAAGTGCTGTGATGTCAGACAAAATGCGATTAGTTAATGGTAAAGAATTATACGATATTTCTAAAGATCCAGGTCAAGAGCATGACGTAGCAGCACAGTTTCCTGAAAAAGTAGAACAAATGCGAGGCTATTATAACGAATGGTGGAGTTCTGTTTCTACGGAGTTTAATCAGTTTCCTATTATTGTTTTAGGATCAGATCAACAAAATCCAATAGAATTAACCTGTCATGATACACACGTACACGATTCTAAAATTCCATGGAACCAGAATTATATTAGGGAAGCGCAAAAGAATCCTGTTGGAGGTGAATTTACCGTAGCCTTTGAACAATCTGGAACTTACACTATTGAGTTGAGTAGATGGCCTTTTGAATCTAATTTAGCCATTAATGCGGCTGTAGAAGGCAAAGAAGGTACCATTTCTACAGAAGCAATAGCAGAAGGTAGAACGATGAACTTTAAATCTGGTGGTGTAAAAATTGGAGCTTGGGAACAAACTAAAGCTGTAGAAAAGGACGCAAAAGTAATAAGCTTTAAAGGTAATTTCACCAAAGGAAAAACGGATATGAGTGCTTGGTTCACAACTGATGAAAATGAAGATTGGGGCGCTTTTTATATTAGAGTGACTCGAATATCTAAGGAGTTCTCTTTAATAGATTAATAAGCTTAGAGATTGAAAAAATACTTGATTTTATCCTTTTTTGATTTTTGAAAATTGATATAGATTAAGAAAAACATTATATGTATTTATTAAAAAAAACTATTTTATTGTTCATTATAACTTTATCTGTAACTACACTCTATTCGCAAGACATATTGAAAATAGAAGGTGTTGTTTTAGATGAAACTAGTCGTGGCGTTTCCTATGCTGCCATAGGTATTCCATCTAAATGGATTGGAACGTCAAGTAATGAAGATGGGGAGTTTTTATTAGAACTCTCAAAAAAAAACTTATTAGATACTCTAGAGGTTTCAAGCATAGGTTATATAACCTCTAAAATTTTAGTTGAAGACTTTTTGGCATTAAATGAAAAAATAATAACCTTAAAAGAAGATATTGTATCGCTTGATGAAGTTAACATAATGAACCCATCTCATTATGTGCAGTTGGCCTTTAAAAACTTAAAAAATAATACCGTAAGCTCAACGCACGAATTAAAGGTTTTAAATCGTTTTTTTACTGTTGAAAAAGAAAAGGCTAAATTTCTTATTGAGCATTACATAAAAGTGAAAGATAAAGGTCCAAGTAGTGGTGATGTTAATCGTATAGAAATTGTAGAAGGAAGAAAATCGGTAGATTACAGGTATTTTCCTAATGTCAAATTAAAACGCACGTATCCTATTCATCTTATGACCCAAATGGATCCACTAAGAAATGGTATTCCTTATAAAAATTATAAATGGTCTAAAATAGGAGACACATCATACGATGGTGAAGATATTATTATCATTCAAGGCCAAAAGGATAGCAATAGACGACGTCCTTACCAAGATCCAATTTTATACATTGGGATGGATACTTATAAGGTATATAAAACGACCAACGAATCTGCTACACTTGTGTATCTATATAAAAAGAACAAGGACGGAAAAATGTATTTAAGCTATCATAATTACTTTACAAGACAGTATCACGAACTAAACAAAGCACAACAGTCAATTTTAAAAACAACAGATGACAAATTTAAAATATCTGTGAGAAATGAAGTTGTCGTTTTAGGTATAGAAACTGATAAAAAGAAAATTAAGACTAAAAGTTCTAACGTTTACCAAAAAAACATAGAAGATATTAAAGTGGAATACAACTCGATTTTTTGGAACACCTTCAATTTTCCACCGCCAACAGAATTCTACAAACAAAAGGTTAAAGATTTGGAATCCATTGACGGTGTGCCATTGGAAACTCAATTTAATTTGGCTAACAACTAATTAAAAGACCTGAGTTTTGACCATATACTAGTGCCAAATTTTTCATTTACAATATAATTTCAAGCAAGGGCATTTGTCGATTGTTCCATATAAAAAAGCAGCAATATTTATTAAATATTGCTGCTTTTTAAGTTATGAATAGGAAATAAACTAGTTATTCATTAGAAGCTAACATTTGTGGTGTAGCCACTGTTCTAAAGCCCATATGATCGGATCCTGAATCTACTGAAACCCCCATTTTTGCCGAAATTCTAAAACTTGCACAATACGAGGCGTGGCATAAAAAAGAGCCACCTTTCATGACATGTTCTATCTGATAGGGATTATTAGGGTTGAAATGTGTATCAGCTCCTTTAGGATTTACAATAGGTTGAGACGTGTCTAACTCACTGTAATATTTTACATTGAAAAAATCACTGGTCATTTCCCAAACATTTCCTGCCATATCATATAACCCAATACTATTTGGAGGATACGATTTTACTGGAGAAATAAATTCAAAACCATCTTGAGATGCATTATTCGTAGGAAACACACCTTGCCACGTATTGGCATTCGCATCTAGTTTTGCCGCATCATTACCCCAAGTAAATATGGTGTTTGTATTTTTACCTTGAGCCGCAGATTCCCATTCCGCTTCAGTTGGCAAACGTCTGTTCGCCCATTCACAATACGCTATAGCATCTTGATATGCTACATGCACTACCGGATAATCATCTTTACCTTCAATAGTTGATTCTGGGCCATCAGGATGCCTCCAATTGGCACCTATTTTCCAAGTCCACCATTGGCCATAATTTTCCATGTTCACCACAGCATTGACATCTTTATTAAATATTAAGCTTCCTGGTTGCAGAATAGAATCATGTGGTTTTGGGGTGTTGGGTGGTAATTCTTTTTTTATGTCTTCCCAATCAATTTCACGTTCTGCTATGGTTATATAATTTGTAGCCTCTACGAACGCTTTAAATTGCTTATTAGTCACTTCAATAATATCTATAAAGAAGCCATCAACAGTAACCCAATGTGCCGGTTTTTCTCTTGGCATGGCATAATTATCGGTGTCTTTTGCTCCTTGTAAAAAGGTTTTCTTCTCTACCCAAATCATACCTTCAGGTGTTTCGACTTTTGAAGTTGGTTCAGCTTTAGTTTCTGCTTTGGGGTCTGATGATTTTTTGTCTTCGACGTTTTTACAGTTATAAACTGTTGAGACAAGTAATAGAATAAGTGAAAAATAAGTGAACTGTTTTGCTATATTTTGATGATACATATAATTTTTGTTTTAAAGATAATTATTCAGAATGGTGTTTTTATGGTATTAACGAAATAATTGAATCGTTATTCAATAAATCAATTAATATTTCATTTGTAAATAAACTAATTTTGAATCATACTATTGTAAGTGTTTTTCTGTTAATTTTTATAATTAAAAAA encodes:
- a CDS encoding alpha-L-fucosidase, giving the protein MDIHSQEKDKKGMEEMWGETSVTGDALKSGKAKLFDEGNYGMFIHWGLFSNLGGVWEDKTYYGIGEWLMSKRVADISPEDYMETAKTFNPTEFDAKLIAQLAKDAGMKYIIITSKHHEGFAMFDSEASDFNIVDATPFGRDPMHELSAACKELGLGFGFYYSHNQDWTAPGGTRGPKVDEHGNKMDFKDYFYNKCKPQVKEICTNYGDIDFVWFDTPGDMPKEYVVELADMVRELQPNAMMCSRVGYGMGDYASIGDMEVPTRNVEGLWETADTNNDSWSYAWYDNNFKSPKKILGRVIETVARGGTYLFNVGPDSNGAIPNIGIEFLQESGRWIQKYPQVIYDAGSSPWGFALPWGDVTTNDESLYLSVSEWPTDGKLYLPGLKSKVKSISLLDGNESSALDYKKVNDWLVIDVPFKAPDELISVIQVKLEDAEPIVETNLGIYPNIPTRLLTEFGEAEGAEQKNVRWMEKFGEWKHANQVSNWEEDGMVCWEVNVKEPGYYYLDLEYKGEGRLVWKTTTDEGVKVQNQQAATDKYAYRRMGILEFKTAGNHIIKTSLVEGDAQTSSLKSIKILPIK
- a CDS encoding putative glycoside hydrolase produces the protein MKLALLHKSLFLVSLFLLQAAFSQSDKHYPKFSWDKVPVAFHFGKKGDLLTKSEAKFIASHSNFTVLEKAHGFPKYKHSEEAISADAKVLKDLNPDMKVVFYWNAFLDYNMYKAHEDYQTKSDWWLRTTTGELDLKDGKLKRYDLSHPELRDWWSNIALDNLNNENIDGVFFDALVQVTNPGNKRLWGTEKYDAIQQGLKDLIKETRAKIGEEKLIVYNGIRSTPVRNSGNDFPDSTDAIMIEHFGYFNSKTKESMLQDIQEMEKAGKSGKIVVFKTWPENAWVNKGFMAKSDKEKAEISKEHLTFALASFLAGAQKHSYIIYNWGYRLNMGSLLWYPEFDKPLGKPLDEMQVDDWILTRNYEHASIWVDLENKKATIDWKKQS
- a CDS encoding sulfatase family protein, yielding MKISTYFYFLMLVCLTACQQQTQQTKLTTKDNKPNIIIFYADDMGYGDLAIQNPQSKIPTPNLDQLAREGLLMTDAHSSSGVCTPSRYALLSGRYHWRDFNDIVHAMGESVFKENQVTLPRILKNNGYHTAAIGKWHLGWNWESIRKKEITEKIKAKHGKRDVEIWPAQAYDWDQPIPNGPLSIGFDSYFGDGTINFPPYTWIENDKVTEAPTITLEHPKEDFALEGNWELRPGPAIKGWDFYNVLPTVTRSAVSFIKKQEKAEKPFFLYLPFPSPHAPIIPNEAFRGKSKAGPYGDFVYQTDDAIGQVLEALKSIDAEENTIVIFTSDNGSERYAYDRIKNYNHDSSRPFRGVKRDVYEGGHHVPFIVKWPNKIKSGTKSTQLFSQIDILNTLASITNSELPKGFQHDSYNFSKLWLKENNKVVRANIIHNTFTPKYAVRKGYWLYINNKNGYHARIPEWFEEGQRFATAKDTVQLFNLKDDIGQTTNLASQFPKKVKELATVLLKEQETETFKN
- a CDS encoding sulfatase family protein, translated to MRINPLKHIVLGVVVMTMLSCNNTKKEVVAEKDDTKKEDSRPNIIFIFADDWGYGDLGVYGNTEVVTPNIDKMAAEGTRYTQFHVTSGVCSPSRSSVITGHFPARHRVHGHFAGNEVNARRNMPNYLNDSLSVYLPKTMQKAGYKTAHFGKWHLGGGGEPHGDPSAPEPKTYGYDEARVWNGNGPTWKGDQKWPTTRFMDTDTLWVQSSSKIAVDETIDFIKKNKGKQPMFVNLWLKDPHTPLWPSEAQRESFKGLSPSKETYYAVLKDADFHVGRLLESISKMGLDDNTLIIFSSDNGPAAYGPSLEAGSTAGLKGRKVDIYEGGVVVPFIVKWKNHVQENKVDSTSVLSTVDLLPTFASLAETELQKDYNIDGENIRSILENNSFKRTKPLFWEWRFTKENSNHWAQGAVRKGDWKLLFNEKIKKEELYNISKDPFEKTNVAENNEQLVSELKSLWMDWKKELPK
- a CDS encoding arylsulfatase codes for the protein MNKKIIVLMALMGLTFSCTSQSGKTAISNKAKQPNVIVIITDDQGYGDLGAHGNTLVKTPALDKFHEESVRLTDFHVGPTCAPSRSGLMTGRYANRVGVWHTIGGVSILREDEVTMADVFQDNGYETAMFGKWHLGDTYPSRPQDKGFKYTIAHGGGGVGQTPDYWDNDYFDDTYFKNGVPTKFEGYCTDVWFDEAIKYIEDKKDEPFFAYISANAPHLPFNVPEAYYNKYKDLDIPEFQKIFYGMITNVDDNFAKLQKKLEDLNIAENTIVIFMTDNGTASGYKTVGGKKHGFNAGMKGTKNSEYEGGHRVPFFISYPGKQIEGGRDVTDLTAHLDILPTLATLCNLELPEGQNEMDGSDISSLILGEEETIGRDYLITDSQRVQSPIKWRKSAVMSDKMRLVNGKELYDISKDPGQEHDVAAQFPEKVEQMRGYYNEWWSSVSTEFNQFPIIVLGSDQQNPIELTCHDTHVHDSKIPWNQNYIREAQKNPVGGEFTVAFEQSGTYTIELSRWPFESNLAINAAVEGKEGTISTEAIAEGRTMNFKSGGVKIGAWEQTKAVEKDAKVISFKGNFTKGKTDMSAWFTTDENEDWGAFYIRVTRISKEFSLID
- a CDS encoding carboxypeptidase-like regulatory domain-containing protein → MYLLKKTILLFIITLSVTTLYSQDILKIEGVVLDETSRGVSYAAIGIPSKWIGTSSNEDGEFLLELSKKNLLDTLEVSSIGYITSKILVEDFLALNEKIITLKEDIVSLDEVNIMNPSHYVQLAFKNLKNNTVSSTHELKVLNRFFTVEKEKAKFLIEHYIKVKDKGPSSGDVNRIEIVEGRKSVDYRYFPNVKLKRTYPIHLMTQMDPLRNGIPYKNYKWSKIGDTSYDGEDIIIIQGQKDSNRRRPYQDPILYIGMDTYKVYKTTNESATLVYLYKKNKDGKMYLSYHNYFTRQYHELNKAQQSILKTTDDKFKISVRNEVVVLGIETDKKKIKTKSSNVYQKNIEDIKVEYNSIFWNTFNFPPPTEFYKQKVKDLESIDGVPLETQFNLANN
- a CDS encoding formylglycine-generating enzyme family protein, whose product is MYHQNIAKQFTYFSLILLLVSTVYNCKNVEDKKSSDPKAETKAEPTSKVETPEGMIWVEKKTFLQGAKDTDNYAMPREKPAHWVTVDGFFIDIIEVTNKQFKAFVEATNYITIAEREIDWEDIKKELPPNTPKPHDSILQPGSLIFNKDVNAVVNMENYGQWWTWKIGANWRHPDGPESTIEGKDDYPVVHVAYQDAIAYCEWANRRLPTEAEWESAAQGKNTNTIFTWGNDAAKLDANANTWQGVFPTNNASQDGFEFISPVKSYPPNSIGLYDMAGNVWEMTSDFFNVKYYSELDTSQPIVNPKGADTHFNPNNPYQIEHVMKGGSFLCHASYCASFRISAKMGVSVDSGSDHMGFRTVATPQMLASNE